One genomic region from Clostridium cylindrosporum DSM 605 encodes:
- a CDS encoding response regulator transcription factor has translation MYKILVVDDEERIREIIKKYAVFEGYEVKEACNGMEAIEISRNNQFDIIILDIMMPELDGFSTCKEIRKHKNTPVIMLSARGEEYDKIHGFELGIDDYVVKPFSPKELMMRVGAIIKRSKTSLDIKKEIVKFNGLTVDFTGRLVYIDDVKIDMSPKEYDLLFYMVKNRGIALTRENIINNVWGYDFFGDDRTLDTHIKLLRKSLGDYSKHIVTLRGVGYRFESE, from the coding sequence ATGTATAAGATTCTTGTTGTTGATGACGAGGAAAGAATAAGAGAAATAATAAAAAAGTATGCTGTTTTTGAAGGATATGAGGTTAAAGAGGCATGTAATGGAATGGAAGCTATTGAAATATCAAGGAACAATCAATTCGATATTATTATCCTTGATATTATGATGCCAGAGCTTGATGGATTCTCCACATGCAAGGAGATTAGAAAACATAAAAATACTCCTGTAATAATGCTTTCAGCAAGAGGCGAGGAGTATGACAAGATACATGGCTTTGAGCTTGGAATTGATGACTATGTTGTTAAGCCATTTTCTCCAAAGGAGCTAATGATGAGGGTTGGTGCAATTATTAAAAGAAGTAAAACAAGTCTTGATATAAAGAAGGAAATAGTAAAGTTTAATGGGTTAACTGTTGATTTTACAGGAAGACTTGTATATATAGATGATGTGAAAATAGATATGTCTCCTAAGGAATATGATCTTCTTTTCTACATGGTAAAAAATCGTGGAATTGCATTAACTAGAGAGAATATCATTAACAATGTATGGGGATATGACTTTTTCGGAGATGATCGAACATTAGATACTCATATAAAACTACTTAGAAAAAGCCTTGGAGACTATAGTAAGCACATAGTTACCCTTAGAGGGGTGGGATATAGATTTGAATCAGAATAA